In one window of Zingiber officinale cultivar Zhangliang chromosome 11A, Zo_v1.1, whole genome shotgun sequence DNA:
- the LOC122032063 gene encoding nudix hydrolase 17, mitochondrial-like — MVMVVSRQGRQLQRYSNTGSRLVVGCIPYKFNHGEELDKSVEVLVISSPKGNGLLFPKGGWETDETIKEAVSREAMEEAGVQGNIERKLGKWKYKSRTYDAYYEGIMFPLNVTEELGDWPEMQTRERKWVTVAEAKEGCQRPWMKEALERLEERLSNSTKHTTPPAAT; from the exons ATGGTCATGGTGGTTTCTCGACAGGGAAGGCAGCTCCAGCGCTACAGCAACACCGGGAGTCGCCTCGTAGTCGG GTGCATTCCTTACAAGTTTAATCATGGGGAAGAACTCGATAAATCCGTGGAGGTGCTCGTCATCAGCTCGCCGAAAGGAAATGGCTTGCTGTTTCCAAAG GGTGGTTGGGAGACTGATGAGACCATAAAAGAAGCAGTCTCAAGAGAGGCAATGGAAGAGGCTGGAGTGCAGGGCAACATTGAG AGGAAACTTGGGAAATGGAAGTACAAGAGCAGAACTTATGATGCATACTACGAAGGCATCATGTTCCCTCTGAATGTCACAGAGGAACTCGGAGACTGGCCAGAGATGCAAACAAGAGAGCGCAAATGG GTGACAGTGGCTGAAGCTAAGGAAGGATGCCAGCGTCCATGGATGAAAGAGGCATTGGAGAGGCTCGAGGAGAGGCTCTCCAACTCAACCAAGCACACAACACCGCCAGCAGCAACTTAA